GGTATCATGTGACTTCACTAAATATCCTTCTTCATTTGGTAAGATATAAAAGCCATTATTCATTACTACACCTCATTTACCCTATCTTCTACCCATACTTTATTAAGTATATTATAGCATAAAAAAAAGTAAATAATATATAGTATCATATTTATTTTTTTATTAATAGATTATTGCTTTAAAAACTAAAAATTAATTATTCTAAATTTAAGTTAACTCCTCTATTCTTTTTAAAACTCGATTAATTACTTTCTTTTGATTTCCTTTTCACCATTGTAACGATGAAATTCGTTCAAATTTTCAATCATTACTTTCTAAAATTGATTGTCGCCAAATATCTCGAGCCCGATCCATTGGTTTAGAATGATATGCATGGCCATCACACTCAATTGCTAACACAAAACTATTCGTTGTTTTATCCTTAATTCCCAAATCAATCCGAAAACCAGATTGTTTCACTTGGGGAATGATTTCAAATCTTTCTGTGTTTAAATGAAGCTTCAACTGAGTATAAATTTCTTCTTCTAAAATACTATCCATTTGTTGATAATGATTCTCATTGTCATATTCTATCAGATATTTACTTCAAATTGATTGAAAAATCTCATCATCTAACTTGGATGATTGCAAATAATCAACATAATTAATATAATCAGCAAATACTTTTGCACCTTCTTTTAGATTTGAAATATCATAACCAAAATCAGAGCCATTAATTGATTTTACAACAATAATTTTTTTAATAGCTCGCGAAACCGCAACATTAATTCGATTTTCACCATTTGCTTTATTAATAGGACCAAAGTTTCGTTTCAAACGACCTGTAACATTATCTTTTGCAAACGCAACTGAAAAGATAATAATATCTCTTTCATCTCCTTGCACTTCTTCAAGATTTTTCACAAATAGACATTTATTAATATCTGATTTACCACTCATTTCTCATTCAACTAATGGATCATTTATTTTTTCTAATTTATCCAAAATTAAATTTGCCTGATTTTTATTAAAAGCAACAACTCCGATTGTCTCATTGTTTTTTCTATTATCTAAAATATGAAGGACCTCTTGCACAACAGCATTTGCTTCAACTTCATTCGTTTGATTAATTCATTTTCCATCAACATTCCGAACTTCAATTGCATTTTGTTTATTATGAGGTTTTTCACAAACTATTAGTTTTCCTTCATAAAATATTTTATTAGAAAATTCAATTAACTCACGGTTTTCTGAACGATAATGATAATTCAACATTTCTTTTGCAAAGAAAATAGTCGCAAATTCTAGTAGTGATGAATACTCACTAGCTTTAAATTCATCAATATCATCTTCTTCATCATCATAATCATCAAGATTTTTCATAAAAAAATTTGATGGTTGTAATTGTTTGCCATCCCCTGCCACAATAACTTTTTGACCACGATTCATTAAACTAATACCTCGTTCTAAAAAGATTTGTGATGCTTCATCAAAAATCACATAGTCAATACTTCCTTTTTTATTTGGAAATAGTGTTATTCCACCTTCAATTGAAGAAATAATAATTGGAAAAATTTCAGAAATAAAGACTTTATATGTCTCCATAATTTTTTTAAGTGTTGGTAATCTTTTACTATTTTCTATTAAATTTCTAAATTTTGCATAC
This genomic window from Spiroplasma sp. SV19 contains:
- a CDS encoding AAA domain-containing protein gives rise to the protein MDWKVEYKKLIKEKQELDLKNLHIKFAKHAIFNIEILSQEYPKLYAKFRNLIENSKRLPTLKKIMETYKVFISEIFPIIISSIEGGITLFPNKKGSIDYVIFDEASQIFLERGISLMNRGQKVIVAGDGKQLQPSNFFMKNLDDYDDEEDDIDEFKASEYSSLLEFATIFFAKEMLNYHYRSENRELIEFSNKIFYEGKLIVCEKPHNKQNAIEVRNVDGKWINQTNEVEANAVVQEVLHILDNRKNNETIGVVAFNKNQANLILDKLEKINDPLVEWEMSGKSDINKCLFVKNLEEVQGDERDIIIFSVAFAKDNVTGRLKRNFGPINKANGENRINVAVSRAIKKIIVVKSINGSDFGYDISNLKEGAKVFADYINYVDYLQSSKLDDEIFQSIWSKYLIEYDNENHYQQMDSILEEEIYTQLKLHLNTERFEIIPQVKQSGFRIDLGIKDKTTNSFVLAIECDGHAYHSKPMDRARDIWRQSILESNDWKFERISSLQWWKGNQKKVINRVLKRIEELT